One window of the Osmerus mordax isolate fOsmMor3 chromosome 2, fOsmMor3.pri, whole genome shotgun sequence genome contains the following:
- the LOC136959934 gene encoding olfactory receptor 2B6-like: MEPTNHRYDLDNASTVTWFTLSGFDEMIEHRATFFSLTLLCYCAIILVNVALILMIVLDENLHEPMYIFLCNLCISGLFGTAGFYPKFLLDLLSDLQVISYAGCLIQTFVIYSSAGGDFVILAVMAYDRYVAICRPLEYHSVMTRQRVAWLVSYPWLSTFSLITVLIILTSKLRLCGSHIEKLYCANWSIVKLSCTSTTANNISGYTGILFYTGHVTFIVCSYVYLIRSCLKSIEERGKFMQTCMPHLLSLIIVAVALLFDVFYSRYGSTDMSQNFQNFISVQFLVIPPILNPLIYGLKLKQIRNHIFCRTSKRKKSLK, translated from the exons ATGGAACCAACTAACCACAG ATATGACCTTGATAATGCATCAACAGTGACATGGTTTACTCTTTCTGGGTTTGATGAGATGATAGAACACAGAGCCACATTCTTCTCTCTTACTTTGCTGTGTTACTGTGCGATTATACTAGTAAATGTTGCTCTCATTTTGATGATAGTCCTGGATGAAAACCTCCATGAGCCCATGTACATCTTCCTGTGTAACTTGTGCATCAGTGGCCTGTTTGGGACTGCAGGATTCTACCCCAAGTTCCTTCTAGATCTACTGTCTGATCTGCAG GTTATCTCTTATGCAGGATGTTTGATCCAAACTTTTGTCATTTATTCTTCTGCCGGTGGAGACTTTGTAATTCTTGCAGTGATGGCTTATGACAGGTATGTGGCAATCTGTAGACCACTGGAGTATCACTCTGTTATGACCAGGCAGAGGGTTGCTTGGTTAGTGTCTTATCCTTGGCTCTCTACATTCAGTTTAATAACTGTTCTAATTATTTTAACAAGTAAACTGAGGTTATGTGGATCACATATAGAGAAGCTTTACTGTGCAAACTGGTCTATTGTTAAACTCTCTTGCACTTCAACCACAGCAAACAACATATCTGGTTATACTGGCATTCTGTTCTATACTGGGCATGTAACATTCATTGTGTGTTCCTATGTATATCTTATCAGGTCATGTTTGAAGTCTATTGAGGAAAGGGGAAAGTTTATGCAGACCTGCATGCCACATTTGTTGTCATTAATTATTGTAGCAGTTGCTCTATTGTTTGATGTTTTCTACAGCAGATATGGTTCAACAGATATGTCACAAAACTTTCAGAATTTTATATCTGTACAATTTTTAGTTATTCCTCCAATTTTAAATCCCCTTATTTATGGTCTTAAACTGAAGCAGATTAGAAACCACATTTTCTGCAGGACAAGTAAAAGAAAGAAGTCTTTGAAG